The following proteins are co-located in the Syngnathus scovelli strain Florida chromosome 5, RoL_Ssco_1.2, whole genome shotgun sequence genome:
- the pcm1 gene encoding pericentriolar material 1 protein isoform X5 — MATGGAPLDDSADELHNWSVTNASLEDRLNNMDWSGTQQKKPNRSSEKNKKKLSASLVAESRLTNDISPNSTPWGVRRKTVHVKYTSQRSVPDQAELDKIHQRINFSDLDESIGSDSQGRVTAANNQRQLMAENKKPYNLVPLHVNTNKSKELLLPATSAPSTPAAAVVKVTSKQSPAARDDFSSGATPKETATRPLRGSADRSAAVATAARSDCEEGEVVSSLLVSKLMQIREYICKASSMRDDLAERNDVPANVERLSHLIEHLKEQEKSYLRFLQKMLARENEEEDGRTQDSAVGSGSLGESASLNVDVRSSDASNAPGDWADPSMRDLKEELENFRKQHELLKKMLEQQDQLRALQGRQEALLAMQHSAERALTVIEDAAVVTETTGSVSGLSITSELNDELNDLIQRFHNQLQDSQSKSVPDNRRQAESLSLSREVSWSRGPPAFGPPEHRPVLHSASGPHGGLDGGATAASAKLTKLQELQDKKETMDKILHELHSLRDQTLNNNYCGALSTRRSLSTGGSSDCSNAVAAAASFHPSLPQHADAANSTDKLRKLKEVHKRLNELRELVQYFQQTSDMMVDAVNENVKEDEEEEDEEGTEDGSMLEAMFDYEQDNRQPPANIRNSQRSGNWGDLNSVANRCGVSSSTGANNRDSRLNTEINNRSAGNLRSFNIPSAIECQYNRDTAYNWVKDEDGLNNEVAGAHPEGASGSRSGSSLASEAGFSQERHQQKAKQKLRQLQDLVAMVQVSDDTDATTANEEESLHQQQNNTRVSAGGPPPVAGPQQDPCGSDVDFYSKAREKVYKEKLRQQKQALKQLHKERQMLGEIQDKIQDLQLTCPDLQSSLSSQVSEPSLVWKIPAAASTPAVVQPSSSSAAAKSSPTVLNATAPEAAAASVPDNELLWSEMRRRQVAREDLRQRRKQLESLMAEHQRRLAGSPCGTEEQAGPSQLAESRDERTMATWGSTPCNLDQDEDGDFGSEHSSEEEDSSESCSIDDGRVFPSGGMIQPIYTKMKNQECNPKPSASFSCGTKQQQPAPPPRGSDQSASQPASARRQENLCWASELSATEGSSHWQEQIGQLRTQLDFSTNMCQTLLQDQQMLSYMLQSLMTGSYGALPNNPVSPQVHLLMHQLNQCYTQLAWQQTNVQRLKQVLNELLRQPQHQIRQQASPSAAGFGLFPLFPAPMSDFHQGAATHASPNQQKQHADPNTSIKTEYLSFPPPLQRSPLNATPDRRATGWNNNHVPNNAVPHQPPPTGERTPSFSSLLFSPPPPPPPQQWRHSPWTERESEASFSSLPDRADPTTVTKTFKSGRKASAQANLASRSKSRRRRGKGAHKNNGGLESDSLSSTADLDQERAASARHKDQHLLDKLTQEKLNSKKTPGNRPNDISSAYAWRTPFLSNRIACTEAADASSDFSLFEALRETIYSEVATLISHNESRPHFLIELFHELQLLNTDYLRQRALYSLQDLVSRHLAEKSASQEMSPLGTASWATGGSQSELTPSESSTISDAEVVEKTLTKRDDMESVGNDSTLSSTNLDPFSKDDLGTPARPQWANKRNNVGFDRAGNTVIHLDKALARMRQYERIKQKADSDLSNVEASAAAAEATDEGASGDVHAPQIDTTKLNRQIKDIMSEVIPFLKDNMHEVWTLRLVTILRRKVLELTRQKDESKEFVRFFHRQLGGILQHSLSRFLGQTLKDCGEDLLVEVSDILFNELAFFRLMQDLDSGIAVSTESRPQTDQAEQTDSPNPESAALQVNPSASSDEDEDKDDSEQEVLPPPPPSPPLPDDTKNGNDEDDEADGLSIAESQALNNYGSGEDENDDDDEREPEEFEAAPADVETSLQAAPADVETSLQAAPESPEPEVAFQHFVETISGCETKETKETDLKPANANECSELADFASTEEEPAEAVSHNCNEEDDAVGAAAAAGESIISSQVHTALKDSNATGTPDTESPVMINVDETVSGNSSQRTSDEDDFVRLDELPLQLPVTSQEELQRRIVDEQRNNDLRVEILADAEPVLVGNDDPPEGTRIF; from the exons ATGGCAACCGGAGGCGCTCCTTTGGATGACAGCGCGGACGAGCTGCACAACTGGAGCGTCACCAACGCTAGCTTGGAGGACCGACTCAACAACATG GACTGGAGTGGGACGCAGCAGAAGAAGCCAAACCGCTCatcagagaaaaataaaaaaaagctgtcAGCTTCCTTGGTGGCGGAAAGCCGCCTAACCAACGACATTTCGCCCAATTCCACCCCGTGGGGCGTCCGCCGCAAGACCGTGCACGTCAAATACACCAGCCAACGCTCCGTCCCGGACCAGGCGGAGCTGGACAAGATCCACCAGAGGATCAATTTCTCTGACTTGGATGAG AGCATCGGTAGCGACTCCCAGGGCCGCGTGACAGCCGCCAACAACCAGCGGCAGCTTATGGCGGAGAATAAGAAACCTTACAATTTGGTCCCGCTGCACGTCAACACCAACAAGAGCAAGGAGCTGCTCCTACCCGccacctctgctccttccactcccgccgccgccgtcgtcaAGGTAACCAGCAAGCAGAGTCCAGCAGCGAGGGATGACTTCAGCTCCGGGGCTACCCCCAAGGAAACGGCAACGAGGCCACTGCGTGGCAGCGCTGATAGATCGGCAGCGGTGGCGACGGCAGCACGCTCAGACTGCGAGGAAGGAGAAGTTGTCAGCAGCTTG CTGGTAAGCAAGCTGATGCAGATCCGCGAGTACATTTGTAAGGCCAGCTCCATGCGCGACGACCTGGCGGAGAGGAACGATGTGCCGGCCAACGTGGAGCGCCTCTCTCATCTCATCGAGCACCTCAAGGAGCAGGAGAAGTCCTACCTGCGCTTCCTGCAGAAAATGCTG GCTCGGGAGAACGAGGAGGAGGACGGTAGGACGCAGGATTCTGCTGTGGGCTCCGGCTCCTTGGGGGAGAGCGCCTCACTCAACGTCGACGTGAGGTCTTCAGACGCGTCGAACGCACCA GGCGACTGGGCCGACCCGTCCATGCGAGACCTGAAGGAAGAACTGGAGAACTTTCGCAAGCAGCACGAGCTGCTGAAGAAGATGCTGGAGCAGCAGGATCAGCTCAGGGCCCTGCAAGGCCGCCAGGAGGCTCTGCTGGCCATGCAGCACAGTGCCGAGCGGGCGCTCACAGTCATCGAGGATGCGGCAG TGGTTACAGAAACCACAGGCAGCGTGTCCGGGCTGAGCATCACATCGGAGCTCAATGACGAGCTCAACGATTTGATCCAGCGCTTCCACAACCAACTGCAAGACTCTCAG AGCAAGTCGGTGCCGGACAACCGACGTCAGGCAGAGAGCCTCTCCCTCTCCAGAGAAGTCAGCTGGTCCCGGGGCCCCCCGGCCTTTGGCCCCCCTGAGCACAGGCCTGTACTCCACTCGGCCTCCGGGCCCCACGGCGGCCTTGACGGCGGGGCGACGGCCGCCAGCGCCAAACTCACCAAGCTCCAGGAGCTCCAAGATAAAAAGGAAACCATGGACAAGATCTTACACGAACTGCACTCCCTCAGAGACCAGACGCTCAACAACAATTATT gtgGAGCGTTGTCAACGCGGCGCAGTTTGAGCACAGGCGGCTCGTCAGATTGCTCAAATGCAGTCGCGGCCGCCGCTTCCTTTCATCCCTCGCTCCCGCAACACGCAGACGCCGCCAACTCCACAGACAAACTCAG GAAGCTGAAAGAGGTCCACAAGCGCCTTAACGAGCTTCGGGAATTAGTGCAGTACTTTCAGCAGACGTCAGACATGATGGTGGACGCGGTTAACGAAAATGtcaaggaggacgaggaggaggaagacgaagagGGGACGGAGGACGGCTCcatgctggaggccatgtttgaCTATGAGCAAGACAATCGCCAGCCCCCCGCCAACATCAG GAACTCGCAGCGCAGTGGCAACTGGGGCGACTTGAACAGCGTCGCCAACCGCTGCGGCGTCTCAAGTAGCACCGGCGCAAACAATCGCGACAGTCGACTCAACACGGAGATCAACAACCGCTCGGCGGGCAACCTTCGCAGCTTTAATATCCCCTCAGCCATTG AGTGCCAGTACAACCGTGACACGGCCTACAATTGGGTGAAGGATGAGGACGGTCTCAATAACGAAGTCGCCGGCGCCCACCCCGAAGGAGCATCTGGCTCCAGGTCAGGCAGCAGCCTGGCCAGCGAGGCAGGCTTCTCCCAGGAGCGTCACCAGCAGAAAGCCAAGCAGAAGCTacgccagctccaggaccttgtCGCCATGGTCCAGGTG AGCGACGACACAGACGCCACCACGGCCAACGAGGAGGAAAGTTTGCACCAACAGCAGAATAACACGAGAGTGAGTGCGGGGGGGCCCCCGCCAGTTGCCGGACCCCAACAGGATCCCTGTGGATCGGACGTGGATTTCTACAGCAAGGCCAG GGAGAAGGTCTACAAAGAGAAGCTCCGTCAACAGAAGCAGGCGCTCAAGCAGCTCCACAAGGAGCGCCAGATGCTCGGCGAGATCCAGGACAAGATCCAGGACCTCCAGTTGACGTGTCCAGACTTGCAG TCATCACTGTCCAGCCAAGTGAGCGAGCCGAGTTTAGTTTGGAAGATCCCGGCCGCAGCTTCCACGCCGGCCGTCGTGcagccttcctcctcctcggcgGCGGCCAAAAGCAGCCCAACTGTGCTCAATGCCACCGCTCCCGAAGCTGCTGCCGCTTCAGTCCCCGACAATGAG CTGCTCTGGTCAGAGATGCGTCGCCGCCAGGTGGCGCGGGAGGACCTGCGGCAGCGGCGCAAGCAACTGGAGTCCCTGATGGCCGAGCATCAGAGGCGCCTCGCCGGCTCCCCCTGCGGGACCGAGGAGCAGGCGGGTCCCTCCCAGCTCGCCGAAAGCCGCGATGAAAG GACGATGGCCACCTGGGGCTCCACTCCCTGCAACCTGGACCAAGACGAGGACGGCGACTTTGGCTCCGAGCACAGCAGCGAGGAAGAGGACAGCTCCGAGAGCTGCTCTATCGACGACGGCCGTGTCTTCCCTAGCGGCGGCATGATCCAACCCATCTACACTAAAATGAAGAACCAAGAATG TAACCCGAAGCCTTCGGCATCCTTTTCCTGCGGGACCAAGCAGCAACAGCCAGCGCCGCCACCCAGAGGCTCCGACCAATCCGCGAGCCAGCCTGCGAGCGCCAGACGTCAGGAGAACCTCTGCTGGGCCTCCGAGCTCTCGGCGACCGAGGGCTCCTCCCACTGGCAGGAGCAGATCGGCCAGCTGCGGACGCAGCTGGACTTCAGCACCAACATGTGTCAGACGCTGCTGCAGGACCAGCAG ATGCTGTCGTACATGCTGCAGAGCTTGATGACGGGCTCGTACGGCGCGTTGCCCAACAACCCCGTGTCGCCGCAGGTCCACCTGCTCATGCACCAGCTCAACCAGTGCTACACACAGCTGGCCTGGCAGCAAACCAATGTGCAAAG ACTGAAGCAGGTGCTGAACGAGCTCCTGCGGCAGCCCCAACATCAAATACGACAGCAGGCTTCCCCGTCGGCTGCAG GATTCGGCCTGTTTCCTCTCTTCCCCGCCCCCATGAGCGACTTCCATCAAGGTGCCGCCACCCACGCGAGTCCCAACCAGCAGAAGCAGCACGCGGACCCCAACACCTCCATCAAAACAGAGTACCTGAGTTTCCCTCCTCCGCTCCAGCGCTCGCCTCTTAACGCGACTCCCGACAGACG AGCCACGGGCTGGAACAACAACCACGTCCCAAACAACGCCGTGCCACATCAGCCGCCTCCAACAGGAGAACGGACCCCTTccttctcttctctcttgttctccccgccgccaccgccgccgccgcagcagtGGCGCCACAGCCCTTGGACCGAGCGGGAGTCGGAGGCCAGTTTCAGCAGCTTGCCCGACCGCGCCGATCCCACCACCGTCACCAAGACCTTTAAAAGCGGACGCAAGGCCTCGGCCCAGGCCAATCTGGCCTCCCGCAGCAAAAGCCGGCGCAGGCGCGGCAAAGGAGCCCACAAGAACAATGGAG GTCTGGAGAGCGACAGCCTGAGCAGCACGGCCGACTTGGACCAAGAGAGGGCAGCGTCGGCTCGTCACAAGGACCAGCATCTGTTGGACAAACTCACGCAGGAGAAACTGAACAGCAAAAAGACGCCGGGCAACAGACCAAACGACATCTCCTCTG CCTATGCTTGGAGAACACCCTTCCTCTCTAACAGAATTGCATGCACAGAAGCTGCAG ACGCCAGCAGCGACTTCTCGTTGTTCGAGGCGCTGAGGGAGACCATCTACTCTGAGGTGGCCACGCTGATATCCCACAACGAGTCGCGGCCTCACTTCCTCATCGAGCTCTTTCACGAGCTGCAGTTGCTCAACACCGACTACCTGCGGCAGAGGGCGCTCTATTCCCTGCAG GATTTGGTGAGCAGGCACCTGGCAGAGAAAAGCGCCTCCCAGGAGATGTCCCCACTGGGTACGGCGTCTTGGGCCACCGGCGGCTCTCAGTCTGAGCTGACGCCCAGCGAGAGCTCCACCATCAGCGACGCG GAAGTGGTGGAGAAGACCTTGACGAAGCGAGACGACATGGAGTCGGTGGGGAATGACAGCACCTTGTCTTCGACCAACCTGGATCCGTTTTCCAAGGACGATCTGGgtacgcccgcccgcccgcaatGGGCGAACAAGCGAAACAATGTCGGGTTTGACCGCGCAGGCAACACGGTCATCCACTTGGACAAAGCTTTGGCCAGGATGCGCCAGTACGAGCGCATAAAGCAGAAAGCCGACTCGGACCTCTCCAACGTTGAAGCCTCTGCCGCTGCTGCCGAAGCCACGGACG AAGGTGCCTCCGGTGACGTGCACGCTCCTCAGATCGACACCACCAAGCTCAATCGTCAAATCAAGGACATCATGAGCGAGGTCATTCCCTTCCTTAAG GACAACATGCACGAGGTGTGGACGCTGCGGCTGGTGACGATTCTGCGCCGCAAGGTCCTGGAGCTCACGCGGCAGAAGGACGAGAGCAAGGAGTTTGTGCGCTTCTTCCACCGGCAGCTCGGCGGCATCCTGCAG catTCCCTCAGTCGCTTCCTGGGCCAAACCCTGAAGGACTGCGGCGAGGACCTCCTGGTTGAGGTCTCGGACATCCTCTTCAACGAACTGGCCTTTTTCCGACTCATGCAGGACTTGGACAGCGGCATTGCCGTCTCCACGGAAAGCAGGCCGCAGACGGACCAAGCTGAGCAAACTGATTCCCCGAATCCGGAAAGCGCAGCGCTCCAAGTTAACCCGTCAGCCTCTTCCGATGAAGACGAG GATAAAGATGACAGCGAGCAAGAGGTtctccctcctccccctccttctCCGCCTCTCCCTGATGATACGAAAAACGGCAATGACGAAGACGACGAGGCCGATG GTCTTTCCATAGCCGAGAGCCAAGCCCTGAACAACTACGGCAGCGGCGAGGATGAgaacgacgatgacgacgagcGAGAGCCTGAGGAGTTTGAGGCCGCGCCCGCCGACGTGGAGACGTCCCTGCAGGCTGCGCCCGCCGACGTGGAAACATCCCTGCAGGCCGCGCCAGAGTCGCCTGAGCCAGAGGTGGCTTTCCAACATTTTGTTGAAACCATATCAGGCTGTGAAACCAAAGAAACTAAAGAAACTGACCTGAAACCAGCCAACGCCAACG AGTGCAGCGAGCTGGCAGATTTCGCTTCGACTGAAGAAGAACCCGCTGAGGCGGTAAGTCACAACTGCAATGAAGAAGACGACGCAGTTGGCGCCGCCGCTGCAGCCGGGGAAAGCATCATAAGCTCTCAAGTCCACACAGCCCTGAAAGACTCAAACGCCACCGGCACCCCCGACACCGAATCCCCCGTCATGATCAATGTCGAC GAAACCGTCTCCGGCAACAGCAGCCAGAGGACGTCGGACGAGGACGACTTTGTGCGGTTGGACGAGCTTCCTTTGCAGCTGCCCGTCACCAGCCAG GAGGAGCTGCAGAGGAGGATCGTGGACGAGCAGCGGAACAACGACCTACGCGTGGAAATCCTCGCCGATGCGGAACCGGTGCTGGTGGGGAATGATGACCCACCTGAAGGAACCAG AATCTTCTGA